A stretch of the Parachlamydia acanthamoebae genome encodes the following:
- a CDS encoding nucleotidyltransferase domain-containing protein, which produces MEDSKSLIKTKIEEIEKEQNIHILFACESGSRAWGFPSPDSDFDVRFIYKHPKTWYLSLREESDVLDFPINSILDINGWDLKKALRLLIKHNAVLYEWIQSPIVYVENTTFKKDFAEISTSCFSQIATMYHYLSSSKKYYEKCISENMVKLKTYFYCLRSTLAALWLHRFKTIPPMELHKLMDVINEKKLLIEKIHVLLQLKATQNESYLHPRETDLNHFFYETISLCESTASSLPKGFLDYKVLNTFFQNTIEG; this is translated from the coding sequence ATGGAAGATAGTAAAAGCCTCATCAAAACTAAAATTGAAGAAATCGAAAAAGAACAGAATATACACATCCTGTTTGCTTGTGAATCTGGAAGCCGTGCATGGGGCTTTCCATCACCTGATAGCGATTTTGATGTGCGATTCATCTATAAACATCCAAAAACCTGGTACCTGTCTTTACGTGAAGAATCGGATGTCCTGGACTTTCCCATCAATAGTATTCTTGATATTAATGGATGGGATTTAAAAAAAGCACTTCGGCTCCTGATCAAACATAACGCTGTTCTCTACGAATGGATTCAATCCCCTATTGTTTATGTCGAAAACACAACATTTAAAAAGGATTTTGCAGAAATATCCACTTCTTGTTTTTCGCAAATAGCAACCATGTATCATTATCTAAGCTCATCAAAAAAATATTATGAAAAATGCATCAGTGAGAACATGGTTAAGCTAAAGACCTACTTTTACTGTCTGCGGTCAACTTTGGCAGCGCTATGGCTACATCGTTTTAAAACCATTCCCCCAATGGAATTACACAAACTTATGGATGTAATAAATGAAAAAAAGCTTCTAATTGAAAAAATTCATGTTCTTCTTCAACTCAAAGCCACTCAAAATGAATCTTATTTACATCCGCGTGAAACTGACCTAAATCACTTTTTTTATGAAACAATCTCCTTATGTGAATCTACAGCCTCTTCCTTACCAAAAGGCTTTCTTGATTACAAAGTGTTAAATACGTTTTTTCAGAATACAATCGAAGGATAA
- a CDS encoding DNA polymerase beta superfamily protein, with translation MDLKELKESNCIIFECISGSKAYGLSTETSDEDIRGVFILPREKFYSFDYQDQINDERQNIIYYELRKFLDLLAKNNPSMLELLNIPEDCILFKHPLYDKIKSLDFLSQLCKDTFLGYAVSQFKKARGLKKKILHPVDKKHKSVMDFCYVLDNQHSIPLLNFLKNQSLSPQNCGLSVIPHMRDLYAIFYDPDNGYKGIIHHENSGDVALSTIPTGEIPIATMSFNKDGYSTYCKDYKEYWDWVENRNEDRFHNTLEHSKNYDSKNMMHLFRLLMMTEEIGRSGMLVVRPPAREELLNIRKGILSFAELEEQMNDKVQEIEKIFQCSLLPKKPNLEYINHLLVEIRTEFYQSCEQQSL, from the coding sequence ATGGATCTAAAAGAGCTTAAAGAAAGTAATTGCATTATTTTTGAGTGCATTAGCGGCAGTAAAGCCTATGGGTTATCCACTGAAACTTCTGATGAGGATATTAGAGGAGTTTTTATTTTGCCTCGAGAAAAGTTTTATTCTTTTGACTACCAAGATCAAATCAATGATGAACGTCAGAATATTATCTATTATGAACTTAGAAAATTTCTCGATTTATTAGCAAAAAACAATCCTAGCATGCTGGAATTGCTTAACATTCCAGAAGATTGCATTCTCTTTAAACATCCTTTATATGACAAAATCAAATCTCTAGATTTTCTCTCTCAATTATGCAAGGATACCTTTCTAGGTTACGCTGTAAGCCAGTTCAAAAAAGCTCGAGGTCTCAAGAAAAAAATCCTACACCCTGTTGATAAAAAACATAAAAGTGTTATGGATTTTTGCTATGTTTTAGATAATCAGCATTCTATTCCTTTATTGAACTTCTTAAAAAATCAAAGTCTTTCCCCCCAAAACTGCGGATTATCCGTAATTCCTCATATGCGGGATCTCTATGCCATTTTTTATGACCCAGACAATGGCTACAAAGGGATCATACATCATGAAAATTCAGGCGATGTAGCTCTCAGTACCATTCCAACAGGCGAAATACCTATTGCAACAATGTCATTCAATAAAGATGGGTATAGCACTTATTGCAAAGACTATAAAGAATACTGGGATTGGGTTGAGAATCGCAATGAAGATCGATTTCATAATACCCTTGAACATAGCAAAAACTATGATTCCAAAAATATGATGCACCTATTTCGCTTATTAATGATGACTGAGGAAATAGGGCGTTCTGGAATGCTTGTCGTTCGCCCTCCTGCACGAGAAGAACTTTTAAATATTCGAAAAGGTATTTTAAGCTTCGCTGAACTTGAGGAACAGATGAACGATAAAGTGCAAGAAATCGAAAAGATTTTTCAATGCTCTCTTTTACCTAAAAAACCAAACTTGGAATACATCAATCACTTGTTAGTAGAGATACGTACAGAATTTTATCAATCTTGCGAACAGCAAAGTTTATAA
- a CDS encoding carboxymuconolactone decarboxylase family protein has product MTKNYKEITADISMYLSKMRKEIPDVMNGFSHLAQAATKDGALNKKTKELIALALGIAARCDGCIGFHTQSLVRLGVTREEFLETLSMAVYMGGGPSLMYAAEALKAFEEFSMV; this is encoded by the coding sequence ATGACAAAAAATTATAAAGAGATTACAGCAGATATTTCCATGTATTTATCAAAAATGCGTAAAGAAATTCCAGATGTCATGAATGGATTTTCCCATTTAGCCCAAGCTGCAACAAAAGATGGAGCACTTAATAAAAAGACAAAAGAATTAATAGCGCTTGCTCTTGGCATTGCGGCACGTTGCGATGGTTGCATTGGCTTTCACACCCAATCCTTGGTCAGATTGGGAGTAACTCGTGAGGAATTTCTCGAGACATTAAGCATGGCTGTTTACATGGGGGGTGGACCTTCATTAATGTATGCAGCAGAAGCCCTTAAAGCATTTGAAGAATTTAGTATGGTGTAA
- a CDS encoding BON domain-containing protein → MNRDVLETNWVQVREILREKFSNLSEDDIRQINGRYDQLVAKLQQKYGYSKEEAEDRIRSWNFDRMAAGPRDAIRDEKLRREDANTIRREDTARREDRVRREEDNSTLFKWLLGLGIPLLLLATYFLSSGTRTPEVTRTPTATQEQFVVETPADRAISSSLRNAFLSQPNLASELQTVQITTHNGVVTLSGSVSSREISDFMTTSAQNASGVNQVINNLQIR, encoded by the coding sequence ATGAACAGGGATGTACTAGAAACTAACTGGGTTCAAGTCCGTGAAATCTTGAGAGAAAAATTCAGCAATTTGTCTGAAGATGACATCAGACAAATTAACGGACGATATGATCAACTTGTCGCTAAGCTACAGCAAAAATATGGCTATTCGAAAGAAGAAGCTGAAGATAGAATCCGATCTTGGAATTTTGATAGGATGGCAGCAGGACCTAGAGATGCTATCCGTGATGAAAAGCTAAGAAGAGAGGATGCAAATACGATCAGAAGAGAAGATACTGCTAGAAGAGAAGATAGAGTCAGAAGAGAAGAAGATAATTCGACTCTTTTCAAATGGCTTCTAGGTTTGGGAATCCCCCTTCTCTTATTGGCTACATACTTTTTAAGTAGTGGCACTAGAACTCCTGAAGTAACAAGAACACCAACGGCTACGCAAGAACAGTTTGTGGTGGAAACACCTGCGGATCGTGCTATTTCGAGTAGCCTGCGTAATGCTTTTCTTTCTCAGCCAAATTTGGCATCTGAACTACAAACCGTTCAAATAACCACACATAATGGTGTTGTTACATTGTCCGGATCGGTATCTAGTAGAGAAATAAGTGATTTTATGACAACTTCAGCTCAAAATGCTTCTGGAGTTAATCAAGTTATCAACAATCTTCAAATCAGATAA
- a CDS encoding C39 family peptidase — protein MKNLIFYFFMLFNIFHLEAYMAHREAPFEQEWKEENLSPFDELILSWNGMRPTEGKLLFYVSAKVNEWSPWLLYASWGSDGQSSFSNSAPENFVKVYQDTFEVLEGKKATGFKIKIVPEDCVLYNIHHLHVYTNGNTPQLLPERLPSSNLIHIDVPGLSQMTINHARHNALCSPTSTTAVIRYLSNNDAIDPIYFAQNVWDRGFDIFGNWVFNVAQASSELGSSWSCWVERLNGFDQIHQRLIQGTPIIVSVRGPLHGSALSYSAGHLMVVIGYDSLNQKVICMDPAFPSDDQTHVSYDLSNFIEAWSRRGKVAYIFSKNL, from the coding sequence ATGAAAAACCTTATTTTTTATTTTTTTATGTTGTTTAACATCTTTCATTTAGAAGCTTATATGGCTCACCGAGAAGCCCCCTTTGAGCAAGAATGGAAAGAAGAAAACTTAAGTCCTTTTGATGAACTCATATTATCTTGGAATGGCATGCGCCCCACCGAAGGAAAATTGCTTTTTTATGTAAGTGCTAAGGTCAATGAATGGTCTCCTTGGCTCTTATACGCCTCATGGGGAAGTGACGGGCAATCAAGCTTTTCAAACTCGGCTCCAGAGAATTTTGTTAAAGTTTACCAGGATACTTTTGAAGTATTGGAAGGGAAAAAAGCCACAGGTTTTAAAATAAAAATAGTTCCTGAAGATTGTGTCTTGTATAACATCCATCATCTCCATGTTTATACAAACGGGAATACCCCACAATTATTACCTGAGCGACTCCCTTCATCAAACTTAATCCATATCGATGTACCAGGGCTTTCACAAATGACAATTAATCATGCTCGACATAATGCTCTTTGCTCCCCAACTTCCACAACTGCTGTCATACGCTACCTTTCGAATAATGATGCTATTGACCCTATTTATTTTGCACAAAACGTGTGGGATCGTGGTTTCGATATTTTTGGAAATTGGGTGTTTAATGTCGCACAGGCCTCTTCTGAATTAGGCTCATCTTGGAGTTGTTGGGTAGAGAGATTGAATGGATTTGATCAGATACATCAACGGTTAATCCAAGGGACCCCCATCATTGTCAGCGTGAGAGGCCCTTTACATGGAAGTGCTCTGAGTTATTCCGCGGGACATTTGATGGTGGTTATCGGATATGATTCTTTAAATCAAAAAGTGATTTGCATGGATCCAGCATTTCCCTCCGATGATCAAACACATGTTTCTTATGATCTCTCAAACTTTATAGAAGCTTGGAGTCGCAGAGGAAAGGTTGCTTATATCTTCAGTAAGAACCTTTAA